The Balneola vulgaris DSM 17893 DNA window CACGGTTCGCCTCATATACAACTCGTGTTGGCTGCATGATTACTCCATAGGCTGCCAGGGAATCGGCTACTTCACCCAATAGACGGTCTTTGTCGGCCTCTTGCCAAACACGTCCAGCTTCTCTGAATCGGTGATTTTCGTTATCGAAGTTATAATCTCGAGGGTAGTCTTGCACTACACGATCTAAAGAAGATTCAGCGTATCCGTAGTGATGCAAAATAAAGGTAACTCCGTGTCGAGCAGCATCTACGGCATTAACCACGGCCGTATTTGACGGAGGTATATGAACTCCTGTAACGCCCCCTGCTTCCCACACAGCATCAGCTGCCGCTTTGAACAACTCTGAATTCCAAGTAACACCATTTAGATATACTTGTCGTGCTCCTTTTGCCACCATTTCCTTCGCAATTCGAGGAGCATTTTTTGGGTCTTCAAGAAAAGCTTGGTCATAATCTAGGTTAGCACCCCACGACCACAATGGATACATACGTGGTGCTAAAATTTCATTTTTCTGCTCTTTTTCCACTTCTTTCATGGCGTTTGCTACACCACGATCTGAAGCAGGCCCCAATGTTGTAACGCCGTGTGCTAGTTTTAAATAGTAGATATACTCAAGTGGCATGGGTTCTTGGCGAAGGTGAGCATGTAAGTCTATGAGGCCAGGCATTACATACTTGCCCGTTGCATCTATAATTCTATCACCGGTTGGCCGGCTTGAGTCTCCTCTTCTTTCTGCTGTAACGGGATCAAAAGGAATCATTTCCGTGATCATGTCATTCTCAATCACGATATCAAATGGTCCAATGGGTGGACCCCCATGTCCTGGGATCACCATGGCGTTTCGAATCACCAAACGGTCGTATGGCCCTTCGGCTAAATCACCAAATTTCTTTTGTGCAGTTGCTGTCATAAGCATAGACAGCCCAATAATTGCTATTAAACAAGTTCTTCGTAGTATCTTCATACGACCCTCTTTTTGTCCCTAATTGAATTGATTCGTCAATAAAAAAACTGCCCTTGATCCTTCAACCAAGAGCAGCTTATTGTTAGTTATATCTTAGTACATATCTTTTTTGCCGAGCTTGTTTTCCTGCTCGTCAACCATTTTGCGAACATCTTCTAAAAGCTGCTTCGCATCATAAATAATACCGTCTTTGATGGTATACTTAACGCCACCAACACGCTCGATTTCATTTACGCCTTTAAGTCTAATTGCTCCGTTTCCATACAGCGATTTAAAGTTCTCTAGTGGATTCTCTTCAACAATCACTAAATCGGCGAGTTTACCCGGACGGATTATACCTCTATCGATGGTTCCACCACTTGCTTTTACAAGCTCTTCAGCACCATAAAGGGTTGCAGAACGAATTACCTCTAGCGGGTGGAAACCAGCTTCTTGAAGCAACTCAAATTCACGAATGTATCCGAAACCATAGGTATTGTAGATAAACCCAGAATCAGAACCTGTAGTTACTCTACCACCAGCGTTCTTGTAATCGTTTAGGAATTGCATCCATGTGCTATAAAATCTCTTCCACTCAATTTCATCTTGAGTAGTCCAATAGAACCAGTACGAACCATGCGCACGGCGACTAGGCTTATAGAAATCCCAAAGCGTTGGGAGCGTGTAATCTCTGTGCCAGTCTTTATTTCTAGCACGCATAACGTCACGGCTTGCTTCATAAATCGTCATGGTTGGATCCATGGTAAAGTCTAAAGCGATAAGCTCCTCAATCATAGCGTTCCAACGCTCACTACCTGGCTCAACTATTTTATTCCATTGGCGGGCAACTTGGCCAAATCTGTGTTGCTCGTTCATGTAGTTATGATCGATTGGGTATGGCTGTACATCATGGCCTTCGTAAAGGCTTTCAAATAAACCGTAGTAATGTGTTTGTGCGCCTAATCCTAAGCGTGCAGCATCCAATGTATTCATGCGAACAACACCTGCTTGATCTAAGTGAGCAGTAGTTCCCATTCCAAGCTTGTTAGCCTCGTCTAAAGCAGCTTCCATGATTTCAGGATCATGAGCACCTAGCTTTAATCCATCAATACCTACCTTATTTGCCCAACGTACCCACTCACGAACCGTCTCAGGGTTGCTCATGTCGCCGCCTTTCCATCCTTTACCAGATGATCCGATACGGTGATAGCTCACCATTCTAGGAGCAGCGATTTCGTTTTTCGCACTACGTTCTTTTTCACTCAACGACCAGTCAACGCTAGAAAAAGGTACACCACGTACCGTTGTAACACCGTGAGCTAACCATAGTTTGTACACGTAATCTGCGTTAGGCACTTTAGGCTGACCACCCGTATGCACGTGAAGGTCAATAAAACCTGGCATGAGGTACATTCCTGTAGCGTCAATCTCTTTGGTAGCTCCTGATGGTCTACCGCGATCACTCATCGGTACACCAGGGTATCCTACACCGTGAATTGAAACAATCTTATTGCCTTCAATAACTACATCTTTTGGTCCTGAAACAGGGCCACCAGTTCCATCAATAATGTTTACGCCACGAATGATGAGCCGATCGTATGGGCCCTCACCTCGATCTCGTTTTTTGCCCGGTTCTGATGGCTGAGCAAAAGCCGCTGTGGTTCCTATGGCAAGGAGTACTAAAAGCAGCGCCTTAAGTCGTAGCCCCAGCTTTATGTTGTTAGTTAGTTTTGATTTCATATTCCCCATTAGATGTTCCTCCATCTGTATTAGGTAAATTAGGTTAATGATAGTGTGTAAGACATACTAAATGGCATCAGCATACCTTAAAATTAGTTTATAGCTACGGGCACTCCCCCTCCGCCACCATTTCCAGAGCTTTGTCCTTTTGTGCCTTTCAGTAAGAATACTGCAGCTACAATAGTGGCTCCCACAATGATGACACCTGGTAAGTGCCTAGCTAGAAATCCTTTTTTCTTTTTGGGTGTAATAGTTTGAACGAGTTGCTCATCCAGCTTTTCTAATTCCTGAGCATAGCTTTCGTAAAAACTCTTTATTTCTAAGGTATACATGATATCCGATGCGACATCGTATCTAATGATATACCCATTTAGAATGGTTTCGCTCGCGTTGTTGCTTTGATTTTGAAGAAAGCCCACGTAGATGTAATCGGTATACAATTTCTTAGCGGCTTCTTTTAAATCTTCCTTTATAGGACTAAGCAATATGCGTTGTTTAAGCTCATCATCTAAAGCATTATCAATTTCGGTTTCTGACTTGTAATACACTTTCCCATCAGCTTTAAGTACAGCTGAAGTACGTTGGGTGATGGCTTCTTGAATATCACTTTCAATGCCTTCGAAGTGCATGCCTAGAAATGCGACACGGATAATTTTTTGAGTCTCCGTAGTGTGTAATGCACCAAAACTCGGCACCGATGTGGCGCCGAGTATGCTGATGCATAATATTATGGATACAAATTGTTGTATTCGACTCATACTTAATGATGAACTAATTTCATCTCTTCTTCAAATTAAACGTCTGGGTTTGCCAAGGTCTCGTTTGAAGGAATCGGCAAGAGTGTACCCGGAGTGGTTACCGCATCTTCACCTGGTAACCAAGCTGGAGATGATGAACCAAAACGATACATGTCATTGAGTCTTCTACCTTGAAGGTATAAGTTTGCTCTACGCTCATGCTCAATGAACTGAACCAAATCATCCGCTACAGTTACATTAGGAAGACCATCTTCATCTCTAACCGTATTGATGTGGTTTCTTGCCTCGATGTTATTCACACCGATATACTCTTCAGCAATAATCAGGTGCATTTCTCTCCACGATAACCATGTTAATGGCGAGTAGTTCTCGGTATATGCCGAGGTATTTAAGAAATCGTTTCTGATATCCTCAAATCTAGGATCAATAGTTCCTGTTTTTGGATCGTCGATTGCCTCGTAAGTCACACCATCTCTAGAAGCCGTAGTTGCAGGTAACAATGAAATCTCACCTCTACTATTAACTTGGTTTGCTAGATAGTTGGTTAGCTGTGCCGAGTTGTAATCGAAGGTAGCCTTATAATCAGTACTCATAAGTGCGAGAGCTTCCATAGCATCAGCACTTGCACCCGTTCCCGTAACTATTGGATCGGAAGGAGTAGTGCCTTTAGGGTTTAGCAGTTCCCAAACGCCTTTAGCATGCTTCGCTCTTGCACGTAACCCATAGGCTTGAGCTTCTAGTGTCTCATCATTAATGGCTTGAGCAACAGTAAGTGCACTGGTTGCATGGTCAATTGCTTGATCATATAACTGGCTCATGTTGTCTTCACCAATAGCCGCAGATGTTTCCTGCTTGTTCGAGAACACAAAGTTATCGTACGAGTCAGCGATAGTAATTCGAACTAGTGCTGAGTAGAGATATACTTTGGCTAAAATTGAACGATCTTCGAGTTCGTTGTTTGTATCAAACTCAGAGATTGAAGCGATAGCAAGATCTGCCATATATCGAGCACGGCTGATATTTGGGAATCCAGCTACGGTAATCTCGTTACTATCGAAATCAATTCGGCCTTCGTTATAGGTCTTATATGATTCGTAAGAACCCGTCCAGTAAATTTCATCACTTATGGTCGAAGTGGAGGCATACACCCATCCCGTTCCCACCATCAATGAATTTAGCAGTCCGTTTTTAATACCCGCTGCCGACGAAGGAGATGTTACATCTTCTTCCGTCAAACTGTTTGGGTTACTCACGTCGAGCAAGCTGTCGCAGCTTACCAGCGTTACACTCATGGCTAATAAACCATATACCATGAGATTCGAAATACGTTTAAATGTCAATGTCTTCATAATAGCTTTCCTATTTGTATTAATTTTTCTCATCACTGTTTAGCTTAGAAGCCAAATTTCAGTGTTAAGGAATAGCTCCTTAGTAGTGGGGTACCGTAGGTATCCATTCCACCACCAAAGTTTTCACGTAGAGAAGCTCCACCACCACGGCTTGCTTCACCGGTAGCAAGTGGGTCAACGCCACTGTATTTAGACCAAAGAGCTAAGTTATTACCTGTTGCGGTAATAGAAGCACTTTTAACTCCTAGTTTTTCTAAAGTCTCTTTTGGCACCGCATAAGAAATGCTCAAATTGCTCCAACGGATGTAATCCGCTTTCTCAATTTCATTCAAGCCATCAAATGGCGACAGTGCTAAAATTTCTGTTACCCATTTTCTACCCGCGTCAATTCGCTGCTGAGTAGTACTTGCGGGGTTCTTTAGAATGGCTTCAAGCTCTGTAGATTTCATGAAGTTTCTACCGATACCTGAGTTCGTTCTTCTGAATGCCCCTGTTAAGTTATGGTGGTAGTAGTTACCCGCTGCATACTGGAAACGCGTGCTTACTGAGAAGTTTTTAGGCAAGCTAGCCATGAAACCAAATGAACCTTCCCAATCTGGCGTTGGCTTACCGAGATAGTGATCTAAGTAACTAGAACCCCCTGGTAGTGCTTGGCCATCTTCGCCAGCTACCATTACTGCCGAGTTGAAATCACTTGGGTTTACCGGACCAGCGAAGTACGCTTCGAGTTCTGCTTGGCTATCAGGAATACCATCTTGGTTGGTATCAAATGGGAAAGCAACTCCGGATGGAAGCATTGCACCAAAGTAAGAAGCTGGCGCATACCCTTCCTTGATGTACATTCTGTCACGTACATAAGTCGCATCAATCTTAATTGGCGGCGCTCCACCTAATGAATTCACTTGCTCGTACAGATACGCTGCATTCGCAAATACATTCAACTGGAAATCTTTCTTTTGAATTACATCCGCATTAATCGAAAGTTCTAAACCACTCGCAATCAGCTCACCAGCATTAGTTAACTGTGGAGTAGTGAAGCCACCTGAAGGCGCATAGGTTCTATCAATAAGAGCGTCTTGTACTACACGATCCCAGTAGGTTGCTTCAAAACCAACACGGTCTTGCATGAAGCCTAATTCAAAACCGATTTCCCACTCAGTGGCTACTTCCGGCTTTAAGTCTTGATTCCCTAAGTTCCCTGGTACAACACCAGCACCGTCGGGTGAGTTAACAGGTACATAGGTTGTGAAGCGGTCAAAGGCTCCAGGCTGCTGCCCAGATTGTCCCCATGCACCACGAACACGGAAAGTTGATACACTTGGAATTTCAAAATCAAAAGCATCTGTTGGTAAGAACGAAACAGAAACTTTAGGATAGGTAGCGTAGTTGGTTTCATCACCAAAAGCACTACTAGCATCCAATCTTAATCCACCTGTTACATATAGGTAATCTTTGTAATCAATTTGTTCTTGAACGAACATTCCTAAATCAACTACTTCTAAGAACGACGATGATGCCGTTTGAGAAGCCGTTGCTCCTAACACTTCAAGACCTGGTCCTGAGAAATTCTGTCCCGATCCTGTAGATGAGTTAATCTCATCACGCGAACCTTGGAAACCTGCAACGAAAGTGGACTTCACATCTTCGTTAAAGTTTTTCGTCCAGTTTACTTTACTCTCGAAGCTCCATACTAACTGCTGACGAGTACCAATAGTTACCGAACCATCCGAGGTTGGTGCTACACCATCTACGGCATACTGGAAACGAGCAAATCTTCTACTACGCTGATCTCTGTAATCAAGTCCCATCGATGCATCGATTGAAACCTCATCAGAGGGTAAGTAGTTTGCTTGAAGTACAAAACGACCTTGGTTGGTGTTATCTGTTACTTCAGGATAGGTACCTTCACGAACTGTTGCGAAGAATGGAATACCGAACGTATCGTACTGACTCGCTTGGCCCACACGTTCAGGCTTTGCATAGCGCGACGTACTTGTTGGAGTATAGATTGTAATACCACTTTCGTAGATACTCGTGTTTGAGTTGGTGTAAGCGGTTTGAAGTCTAAGAGTAAAATCATTGGATGGAATTAAATTCAAATTCCCGTTAAAGAAGAACTTCTTGTAAAGGTCATTCGCATCACCAATGGCGCCGCCATTAAAGTTACTTGGGCTTGGATCGAAAGGTCCGTCAGTATGAGTATAGCGAAGGTTAGCAAAGTACGTCATCCCTTTACCACCACCTTGCACTGAACCTGAAATCTCTTGTCCCATTCCTAATCCGTAGAGGTCAATTAATTGAATAGGTGACTCAAAAGGCTCATAAAAATCTACTTCTAATCCCAAGATGTCTTTTACATTTTGTTGCTCTGAAGCAGACTCAACAAAACCAGTATTGGCTTTGAATCGGTTTGGCATTTGAATGAACTGAGTGTTCAATTCGATATCAAACTGAGGAGCTGATTCTTGGCTACCTTGCTTGGTGAAAATCTGAATTACCCCTGCATTTGCTTGCGAACCATATAAGGTTGCGGCTGCTGGTCCTTTTAGGATCTCAACTCGTTCAATAGAATCAAAATTGATATTACCGAGCCCTGAAGGCGCCCCAATATCGGCATTTACGCCCGGTGCAAATCCTCCGGCTCCAGCAACGCGAACTCCATCAACATAGATGATAGGCTGGTTACTCATCGATAAACTAGAAGTACCACGAATTCTGATTTTAGGCTCCTGATCTACAGCACCACCCTGTCCGTTTATGCTAACCCCAGATACTTTTCCTAAGAGTGCATCTTGTACAGAATTTGAAGCCACACTTTCAACATCCTCGAATTTTACAGAGGAGATGGTATGACCAACCGACTGTCGCTCAACGGCAGCACCGGTACCAGTTACTACTAATTCGTCGAGGTTAAGGGTACTAGGGAAGAGTGTGAAATCGAGCTGCAACTCCTCTCCTGCTGATAATTGAATATTTTTGTCTTCCGAGCGGAAGCCAACACTTCGTGCTGTTACAGTTAATGGAACGCCTGCTGGCACGCTATTTAATACATATTCACCATCGGCATTGGTTATAGCCCCTAGTGTTTTTGCATCCAATTGAATAATTACGGTTACTCCGGGTATGGTCTCATCGTTGGTATCCATTACGGTACCTCTTACCACACCAGATTGAGCCATTGCTTCGCTTGCTATAAGCGCGACGAAACACAGTAAAAGAGATTGTATCGCTCTTTTCATAGAACTCCTGTTGTTTATCGAATACACCAATCTTTGACCACCCTATTGCTAGGCTAGCTGAGTTAGTTTGTACTCGTGTTAGTATTTTTCGTGTTCAAATCGATAAAAGTATTGTTAGACTACTTTTCCGTTTCCCTGAGCTGCTTTTTTAGATCAGCAACTATTTTTCTATCCGGCTCAAACAATAAACCAGAAGTCCGCGAGTTGAAGTGGGGTGATAGACCCTATATTTTTCCCTAATAATTTCACTTTTAAACGAACAATTTGGTTGACTTTAAACCGAACTCTTCTCGCCTCTGAAAAGGCGTTGTGCAAAATCTCACAAAAATATTTTTAATCAACGGCCCTTCTGTTAAAAGAAGTAAAGCAAATTGAACGCCCTTTAAACCTTTAAGAGCTAATTTTTATGGGAGTTATTACTAAGAGCACTTTAATTGCCGTGTGTGTCAAAGTTTGTAGGCACTGAAAATATAGGCGAGTATTCTTCCTCAATTTTTACGCTCAACAAGCTCCATAAAAAAAGCACTCACCGTAGTCCGATGAGTGCTTCAAATAACCGTCGCAATTTTACTTATTTATATCGAGCTGGAACTCCTTCTGCTGGTAGTGAATTTTTGATGAATTCACGAATGTGTTCATTCGATGTAGCTAAATCTTCTGTTCTTAAATACATCATATGCCCGCTTCTATAGCCTTCAAACTTAAAGCGATCTCGCATTTTGCCACTTGGGTCGAGATTCCACATCGTATATTTAGCTGAAAAATAATCGGTAGCTCCATCATAGTATCCTGACTGCACCAATACTTTCAGGTATGGGTTTTCTGCCATAGCCTTTCGAAGCATCTCACCGGTTTGGTTACCGTCTCTATTCCATGGTCTTACTGGCCCCGACACGTAATACTGCAAGTCTGTTTTAAAACCTAGCACATCTTGCACGTAATGGTTGATGGCTGGAGTGAATGAATGCTTCCAAGATGAATATTCAGCCGGGTAATCGTAACTATCACCACCGTCTGTTTTATCGATACCGGTATATCTAGAATCTAAAC harbors:
- a CDS encoding SusC/RagA family TonB-linked outer membrane protein, whose translation is MKRAIQSLLLCFVALIASEAMAQSGVVRGTVMDTNDETIPGVTVIIQLDAKTLGAITNADGEYVLNSVPAGVPLTVTARSVGFRSEDKNIQLSAGEELQLDFTLFPSTLNLDELVVTGTGAAVERQSVGHTISSVKFEDVESVASNSVQDALLGKVSGVSINGQGGAVDQEPKIRIRGTSSLSMSNQPIIYVDGVRVAGAGGFAPGVNADIGAPSGLGNINFDSIERVEILKGPAAATLYGSQANAGVIQIFTKQGSQESAPQFDIELNTQFIQMPNRFKANTGFVESASEQQNVKDILGLEVDFYEPFESPIQLIDLYGLGMGQEISGSVQGGGKGMTYFANLRYTHTDGPFDPSPSNFNGGAIGDANDLYKKFFFNGNLNLIPSNDFTLRLQTAYTNSNTSIYESGITIYTPTSTSRYAKPERVGQASQYDTFGIPFFATVREGTYPEVTDNTNQGRFVLQANYLPSDEVSIDASMGLDYRDQRSRRFARFQYAVDGVAPTSDGSVTIGTRQQLVWSFESKVNWTKNFNEDVKSTFVAGFQGSRDEINSSTGSGQNFSGPGLEVLGATASQTASSSFLEVVDLGMFVQEQIDYKDYLYVTGGLRLDASSAFGDETNYATYPKVSVSFLPTDAFDFEIPSVSTFRVRGAWGQSGQQPGAFDRFTTYVPVNSPDGAGVVPGNLGNQDLKPEVATEWEIGFELGFMQDRVGFEATYWDRVVQDALIDRTYAPSGGFTTPQLTNAGELIASGLELSINADVIQKKDFQLNVFANAAYLYEQVNSLGGAPPIKIDATYVRDRMYIKEGYAPASYFGAMLPSGVAFPFDTNQDGIPDSQAELEAYFAGPVNPSDFNSAVMVAGEDGQALPGGSSYLDHYLGKPTPDWEGSFGFMASLPKNFSVSTRFQYAAGNYYHHNLTGAFRRTNSGIGRNFMKSTELEAILKNPASTTQQRIDAGRKWVTEILALSPFDGLNEIEKADYIRWSNLSISYAVPKETLEKLGVKSASITATGNNLALWSKYSGVDPLATGEASRGGGASLRENFGGGMDTYGTPLLRSYSLTLKFGF
- a CDS encoding amidohydrolase family protein: MKILRRTCLIAIIGLSMLMTATAQKKFGDLAEGPYDRLVIRNAMVIPGHGGPPIGPFDIVIENDMITEMIPFDPVTAERRGDSSRPTGDRIIDATGKYVMPGLIDLHAHLRQEPMPLEYIYYLKLAHGVTTLGPASDRGVANAMKEVEKEQKNEILAPRMYPLWSWGANLDYDQAFLEDPKNAPRIAKEMVAKGARQVYLNGVTWNSELFKAAADAVWEAGGVTGVHIPPSNTAVVNAVDAARHGVTFILHHYGYAESSLDRVVQDYPRDYNFDNENHRFREAGRVWQEADKDRLLGEVADSLAAYGVIMQPTRVVYEANRDIIRAQSLPWHEKYTHQSLIEWNLPNPAYHGSYHYEWTSDDEQTWYEAYDLWGDLIYEFNKRGGTVAYGTDDNYIWATPGFSNIRELQLLRESGMHTLEVLKAANQNSAKALRLEDEIGLVHPGYKADLLIVDGSPLHNLRFLYSFGAVTLNKEGEMYRTKGIVHTIKGGIVINNDKLMEEVAKMVAKSKEGVEANIADKPFLIDK
- a CDS encoding RagB/SusD family nutrient uptake outer membrane protein — translated: MKTLTFKRISNLMVYGLLAMSVTLVSCDSLLDVSNPNSLTEEDVTSPSSAAGIKNGLLNSLMVGTGWVYASTSTISDEIYWTGSYESYKTYNEGRIDFDSNEITVAGFPNISRARYMADLAIASISEFDTNNELEDRSILAKVYLYSALVRITIADSYDNFVFSNKQETSAAIGEDNMSQLYDQAIDHATSALTVAQAINDETLEAQAYGLRARAKHAKGVWELLNPKGTTPSDPIVTGTGASADAMEALALMSTDYKATFDYNSAQLTNYLANQVNSRGEISLLPATTASRDGVTYEAIDDPKTGTIDPRFEDIRNDFLNTSAYTENYSPLTWLSWREMHLIIAEEYIGVNNIEARNHINTVRDEDGLPNVTVADDLVQFIEHERRANLYLQGRRLNDMYRFGSSSPAWLPGEDAVTTPGTLLPIPSNETLANPDV
- a CDS encoding amidohydrolase family protein, whose translation is MGNMKSKLTNNIKLGLRLKALLLVLLAIGTTAAFAQPSEPGKKRDRGEGPYDRLIIRGVNIIDGTGGPVSGPKDVVIEGNKIVSIHGVGYPGVPMSDRGRPSGATKEIDATGMYLMPGFIDLHVHTGGQPKVPNADYVYKLWLAHGVTTVRGVPFSSVDWSLSEKERSAKNEIAAPRMVSYHRIGSSGKGWKGGDMSNPETVREWVRWANKVGIDGLKLGAHDPEIMEAALDEANKLGMGTTAHLDQAGVVRMNTLDAARLGLGAQTHYYGLFESLYEGHDVQPYPIDHNYMNEQHRFGQVARQWNKIVEPGSERWNAMIEELIALDFTMDPTMTIYEASRDVMRARNKDWHRDYTLPTLWDFYKPSRRAHGSYWFYWTTQDEIEWKRFYSTWMQFLNDYKNAGGRVTTGSDSGFIYNTYGFGYIREFELLQEAGFHPLEVIRSATLYGAEELVKASGGTIDRGIIRPGKLADLVIVEENPLENFKSLYGNGAIRLKGVNEIERVGGVKYTIKDGIIYDAKQLLEDVRKMVDEQENKLGKKDMY